A section of the Bradyrhizobium oligotrophicum S58 genome encodes:
- a CDS encoding putative quinol monooxygenase, protein MRRVTPPANPPYELFRDEAAFKAHQESDHFKTSIAGQALPLLARRERMQYGLI, encoded by the coding sequence GTGCGGCGGGTTACGCCTCCGGCTAACCCGCCCTACGAGCTGTTCCGCGACGAAGCCGCGTTCAAGGCCCACCAGGAGAGCGACCACTTCAAGACCTCCATCGCCGGCCAGGCCCTGCCGCTGCTGGCCCGGCGCGAGCGGATGCAGTACGGGCTGATCTAG
- a CDS encoding filamentation induced by cAMP protein Fic: MYDAVADEYCYPGTTVLKNKLDIRDGEELDAFEAEVSDTRADEEIPAGDVHRHRNILIESINTLPIFPMGSTRTGRSRRDRKLATGRRHRRRSSATRATKCTPRGRRGGVA, encoded by the coding sequence ATGTACGACGCGGTCGCCGACGAGTATTGCTATCCCGGCACGACCGTCCTGAAGAACAAGCTCGACATTCGGGACGGTGAGGAACTGGACGCTTTCGAGGCTGAGGTCAGCGATACCAGGGCCGACGAAGAAATCCCGGCCGGCGATGTGCATCGTCACCGTAACATTTTGATTGAGTCCATCAACACTCTGCCGATCTTCCCTATGGGCTCTACGCGGACTGGACGAAGTCGCCGCGACCGCAAACTGGCCACCGGACGAAGACACAGAAGAAGGTCGAGCGCTACGCGGGCAACAAAGTGCACGCCGCGTGGCAGGCGCGGCGGGGTGGCGTGA